One Nostoc sp. UHCC 0302 DNA window includes the following coding sequences:
- a CDS encoding AMIN domain-containing protein: MKQLHGNSLILGAATFVFLAAKPVSAQTTQVTDVQLNPANGGINVVLKTSSGSRPQVFTTKRGTALVTDIINTQLRLPQGNTFRKDNPAPGITSVQINQLDSNSIRVTVTGSNNAPNTQPAGRNQNGITLSFTPSTGATASAPTPPPAATPTAPPAPAPAPAQSSQRPNVLVPNPEVTIDGQPAQPAGNGQLVNQAPPFLPRAVAPPVGDIAISNTDASPSTIDLATQERVPRLVLRDAPVREVLSLLARAAGLNLAYIGSEQAAGGQQSTAAAPGQATSQTISLDIENEPVQDVFNYVLRLSGLEANRSGRTVFVGPKLPNATRDTVMRNLRLNQVTVGVALNFLVGLGAESAVSRERLVTSVNAVPVGTGATSAVTQTQTTTETRLETQRAEFRDSNPLLRGLQALGDERTNSITLIGSPRLIDIAIAQLTQLDIRRRQVAVNVKIIDVNLNNTQDFNTSFSFGIGNNYFSNDGGAASLNFGGSRPATSSEARNSVTGTPTIQNPITGTTFLNPNSTFTVPNGGSGLRVIQDGQVVQDIPGNATFLQPISPTSTNPTSPGLSTFTPGTPDTVTTTTDPVTGRQTTTFAPGTRATATSALPSLYQFPRRLLASLQAQVTNGNAKILTDPTLIVQEGQQALVNLTQEVVGNVTLQTTDTAAGSRTERRIDKQRVGLTLNVRVERIDDNGFVSLSVAPTVSAPSATENTGNGQIVLVSERSLTSGQIRLRDGQTLILSGIIQDQDRTTVSKIPILGDIPLIGALFRQTNKSNQRQEVIVLLTPQIMDDTENSSYGYNYTPSPEVRQMLERRGLKVPGGQSR; this comes from the coding sequence GTGAAACAGCTTCACGGTAATAGTTTAATATTGGGTGCTGCCACTTTTGTATTTTTAGCAGCTAAACCAGTGTCGGCGCAGACTACGCAAGTTACTGATGTACAGTTAAATCCCGCTAATGGTGGAATTAATGTTGTTTTGAAAACTTCTTCAGGCTCGCGTCCACAAGTTTTCACTACAAAAAGAGGTACAGCTTTAGTCACAGATATTATTAATACTCAACTACGTTTACCACAAGGTAATACTTTTCGCAAAGACAACCCAGCACCAGGAATTACCTCAGTCCAAATTAATCAACTTGATAGTAATAGCATTCGGGTAACGGTAACTGGAAGTAATAACGCCCCTAACACTCAACCCGCAGGGCGAAATCAAAACGGAATTACTCTTAGTTTTACACCATCCACAGGTGCTACAGCATCAGCACCAACGCCACCGCCAGCAGCAACGCCCACAGCACCGCCTGCTCCTGCTCCTGCGCCAGCCCAATCAAGTCAAAGACCAAATGTTCTCGTTCCGAATCCCGAAGTGACAATTGATGGGCAACCTGCACAACCTGCTGGCAATGGTCAACTAGTGAATCAGGCTCCACCTTTCTTACCCAGAGCTGTTGCGCCACCAGTGGGAGATATTGCCATCTCTAACACTGATGCTTCTCCCAGCACAATAGACTTGGCAACTCAGGAACGGGTTCCCCGTTTGGTATTGCGAGATGCCCCAGTACGTGAGGTTTTATCACTGCTTGCCCGTGCTGCTGGTCTGAACCTAGCTTATATCGGCAGCGAGCAAGCTGCTGGAGGTCAGCAAAGTACTGCTGCCGCTCCCGGACAAGCAACTTCTCAAACAATCTCGCTAGATATTGAAAATGAGCCAGTACAAGATGTATTCAACTACGTTTTGCGCTTAAGTGGTTTAGAGGCTAACCGTAGTGGTCGCACGGTTTTCGTAGGGCCTAAATTACCCAATGCCACCCGCGATACCGTTATGCGTAATCTGCGACTTAATCAAGTAACTGTGGGAGTTGCTCTAAACTTTTTGGTAGGCTTGGGAGCAGAAAGTGCTGTCAGCCGTGAAAGACTTGTGACTAGCGTCAATGCTGTACCTGTGGGTACTGGAGCTACTAGCGCAGTTACTCAGACTCAGACAACCACGGAAACTAGACTAGAAACTCAACGTGCTGAGTTTAGAGACTCTAACCCATTACTTAGAGGTTTACAAGCATTAGGAGACGAGCGCACAAATTCTATTACCTTAATTGGTTCTCCTAGACTAATTGATATTGCGATCGCTCAACTAACTCAGCTTGATATCCGTCGTCGTCAAGTGGCAGTCAATGTCAAGATTATCGACGTTAACCTGAATAATACTCAAGACTTCAACACTAGCTTTTCTTTTGGGATTGGCAATAACTACTTTAGCAATGATGGCGGTGCAGCATCTCTGAATTTTGGCGGTTCTAGACCAGCTACTAGTTCTGAAGCAAGAAATAGTGTGACTGGTACACCTACTATTCAGAATCCAATTACAGGAACGACTTTCTTGAACCCAAATAGTACGTTTACGGTTCCAAATGGAGGTTCGGGTCTGAGAGTGATACAGGACGGTCAGGTTGTACAAGATATTCCAGGTAATGCCACCTTCCTTCAACCTATCTCTCCAACAAGTACAAACCCGACTAGTCCTGGTCTTTCAACTTTTACTCCAGGAACCCCAGATACAGTAACGACAACCACTGACCCTGTAACAGGAAGACAAACTACAACCTTTGCTCCAGGCACTCGTGCAACAGCAACATCTGCTCTACCATCTCTGTATCAGTTCCCCAGACGTTTGCTTGCTAGCTTGCAGGCTCAGGTTACAAATGGCAACGCTAAGATTTTGACTGACCCCACTTTAATTGTGCAAGAAGGTCAGCAAGCTCTTGTTAACTTGACCCAAGAAGTGGTAGGCAATGTAACTCTCCAAACAACTGATACTGCTGCTGGCTCTAGGACAGAGAGAAGAATTGATAAACAAAGAGTTGGCTTAACCTTAAATGTGAGAGTTGAGCGGATTGACGACAATGGTTTCGTTTCTCTGTCAGTTGCTCCAACTGTTAGCGCTCCTTCAGCCACAGAGAATACAGGAAATGGACAAATTGTTTTAGTGTCTGAACGCTCTCTTACTTCGGGTCAGATTCGCTTACGAGATGGTCAGACACTAATTCTTTCAGGCATCATTCAAGACCAAGACCGGACAACTGTCTCCAAGATTCCTATTTTGGGTGATATTCCGCTAATTGGAGCATTGTTTAGACAAACAAATAAAAGTAACCAGCGCCAAGAGGTAATTGTACTGCTCACACCGCAGATTATGGATGATACAGAGAACTCATCCTACGGCTATAACTACACACCTAGCCCAGAGGTGCGGCAAATGTTAGAGCGTCGGGGGTTAAAGGTTCCTGGCGGACAATCAAGATGA
- a CDS encoding HU family DNA-binding protein — protein MNKGELVDAVAEKASVTKKQADAVLTAALETIIEAVSSGDKVTLVGFGSFESRERKAREGRNPKTNEKMEIPATKVPAFSAGKLFREKVAPPKS, from the coding sequence ATGAACAAAGGTGAATTGGTTGATGCTGTAGCTGAAAAGGCTAGCGTTACTAAAAAACAAGCGGATGCAGTTTTAACTGCCGCTTTAGAGACGATTATCGAAGCTGTTTCTTCTGGCGATAAAGTAACGCTAGTCGGATTTGGCTCGTTTGAATCACGGGAACGTAAAGCCCGTGAAGGTCGTAACCCTAAAACCAATGAAAAAATGGAAATTCCAGCAACGAAGGTTCCCGCGTTCTCGGCAGGAAAGCTGTTTAGAGAAAAGGTAGCACCCCCAAAATCATAG
- the cobD gene encoding threonine-phosphate decarboxylase CobD, translating into MRQPAHGGNLAWAAALAGCPRDAILDFSASISPLGPPNSAIAAIQSQLSNIRHYPDPNYSELRLALSHFHQLPPEWILPGNGSAELLTLAGRELAELSATVLITPAFGDYYRTLSAYNAEVLECPLSLGIGYGEAAPERSTSLVKLFGEPSQEHLADLSFLLDKAQTEKSVEASAGSHSSVYRLSGTNEKALLLNNPNNPTGKLFSRDSILPYLEQFALVVVDEAFMDFVTPNEEQSLISVVQEYANLVILRSLTKFYSLPGLRLGYAIAHPDRLSKWQLWRDPWPVNTLAAAAAIAVLQDTEFQEQSWKWLPPARNHLFHGLASIPGLQPQESAANFLLVESQQSTLQLQQQLLKDHQILIRDCLSFKELGDRFFRIAVRSESDNQRLLTALKES; encoded by the coding sequence ATGCGGCAACCTGCACACGGGGGAAATTTAGCCTGGGCAGCAGCACTGGCTGGCTGTCCCCGTGATGCTATTCTGGATTTTTCTGCTAGCATCAGCCCATTGGGGCCACCAAACAGCGCGATCGCTGCTATTCAGTCCCAACTAAGTAATATTAGGCACTATCCAGATCCAAACTACAGTGAACTGAGACTAGCTCTCAGTCACTTCCATCAATTGCCGCCTGAGTGGATTCTGCCGGGTAACGGCTCAGCAGAATTACTTACTTTAGCAGGTAGGGAATTAGCAGAATTATCCGCAACAGTCTTAATTACTCCAGCCTTTGGTGACTATTACCGAACCCTGAGTGCGTATAACGCTGAAGTCCTGGAGTGTCCTTTATCATTAGGGATTGGTTATGGTGAGGCAGCCCCCGAAAGGTCTACATCATTAGTCAAGCTTTTTGGGGAGCCTTCTCAAGAGCATTTAGCTGATTTGTCGTTTTTGCTTGATAAAGCACAAACAGAGAAGTCTGTAGAGGCTTCTGCGGGAAGTCACAGCAGCGTCTACAGACTTTCGGGAACAAACGAGAAAGCACTACTGCTGAATAACCCTAACAACCCAACAGGAAAGCTATTTTCGCGGGACTCTATTTTGCCTTACCTGGAGCAGTTTGCTTTGGTAGTGGTGGATGAAGCGTTTATGGATTTTGTCACCCCTAATGAGGAACAAAGCCTAATTTCGGTGGTACAGGAATATGCGAATTTAGTAATATTGCGATCGCTGACGAAATTCTATAGTCTTCCAGGATTGCGACTGGGATATGCGATCGCTCACCCTGACCGCTTATCTAAATGGCAGTTATGGCGTGACCCCTGGCCTGTCAACACGCTCGCAGCCGCAGCTGCAATTGCGGTACTCCAAGATACAGAGTTTCAAGAGCAAAGCTGGAAATGGCTACCACCTGCAAGAAATCACCTCTTTCACGGCTTAGCTTCCATACCAGGATTGCAACCCCAAGAAAGTGCTGCTAACTTTTTACTAGTTGAATCACAACAGTCTACTTTGCAGTTACAGCAACAATTACTTAAAGATCATCAAATTTTAATTCGCGATTGTTTAAGTTTTAAAGAACTTGGCGATCGCTTTTTCCGGATTGCTGTACGCTCTGAGTCTGATAATCAACGCTTACTAACAGCGCTAAAAGAAAGTTAG
- a CDS encoding pilus assembly protein PilO translates to MTLSDDLNFAEQGGEFDSPTPGYPVIFGITFTPKIIGILVGVVGLAGAAYILLNLVMPAWENYQQQQAKSSELQGQIEQKKASLKEIAKVKEDLAQAKQQKVQVLNLFANEKTLDTLLLDMNRLVESGNAQTPISGVRAKLVKFVPASPKPEPITDGTLGTQVDGKLERRIINVAIFGTYEQTQSIVRNIERLQPLLIVKDYQSTVAPPEARSPLDKTVVRQGPATINTSFQLQALMPLTPEEIAAAAAKTAPKK, encoded by the coding sequence GATGATTTAAATTTTGCTGAACAAGGCGGAGAATTTGATTCGCCAACACCTGGCTATCCGGTTATATTTGGCATCACTTTCACACCAAAAATCATTGGTATCTTAGTGGGGGTAGTTGGTTTAGCAGGTGCAGCTTACATATTGTTAAACCTAGTAATGCCAGCTTGGGAAAACTATCAGCAGCAGCAAGCAAAAAGCTCAGAACTACAAGGACAAATTGAGCAAAAGAAAGCCAGCCTTAAAGAAATTGCAAAAGTTAAAGAGGATCTAGCCCAAGCTAAGCAGCAAAAAGTCCAAGTTTTAAATTTATTTGCTAATGAAAAAACCTTGGATACATTGCTGTTAGATATGAATCGCTTAGTTGAATCTGGCAATGCTCAAACTCCTATTAGTGGAGTCAGAGCTAAATTGGTAAAGTTTGTGCCAGCTTCACCAAAACCAGAACCGATTACTGATGGAACTCTAGGGACACAGGTCGACGGCAAACTGGAACGCAGGATTATCAATGTTGCAATTTTTGGGACTTATGAACAGACGCAATCGATAGTTCGTAACATTGAGCGGTTACAGCCTTTGTTGATAGTTAAAGATTATCAATCAACTGTAGCTCCACCAGAAGCTAGATCCCCCTTAGATAAAACAGTTGTACGGCAAGGCCCAGCAACAATTAATACATCTTTCCAGTTACAGGCGTTAATGCCACTGACTCCAGAAGAAATAGCCGCAGCAGCAGCTAAAACTGCTCCCAAGAAATAA